A window of the Balaenoptera acutorostrata chromosome 13, mBalAcu1.1, whole genome shotgun sequence genome harbors these coding sequences:
- the LZTR1 gene encoding leucine-zipper-like transcriptional regulator 1 isoform X2 produces MLNDLLRFDVKDCSWCRAFTTGTPPAPRYHHSAVVYGSSMFVFGGYTGDIYSNSNLKNKNDLFEYKFATGQWTEWKIEGRLPVARSAHGATVYSDKLWIFAGYDGNARLNDMWTIGLQDRELTCWEEVAQSGEIPPSCCNFPAAVCRDRMFVFSGQSGAKITNNLFQFEFKNKTWTRIPTEHLLRGSPPPPQRRYGHTMVAFDRHLYVFGGAADNTLPNELHCYDVDFQTWEVIQPSSDSEVSGAEMPERASTSEEAPALGSEERGGCKKSRDVFGLDFGSTTTRQPTLPASELPSGRLFHAAAVISDAMYIFGGTVDNNIRSGEMYRFQFSCYPKCTLHEDYGRLWESRQFCDVEFVLGEKEDCVQGHVAIVTARSRWLRRKIVQARERLTQKLEEEAAPALREGPSGAAGGARPPLLRVAIREAEARSFEVLMQFLYTDKIKYPRKGHVEDVLLIMDVYKLALGFQLCRLEQLCRQYIEASVDLQNVLVVCESAARLQLGQLKEHCLNFVVKESHFNQVIMMKEFERLSSPLIVEIVRRKQQPPPRAPSDQPVDIGTSLIQDMKAYLEGAGAEFCDITLLLDGHPRPAHKAILAARSSYFEAMFRSFMPEDGQVNISIGEMVPSRQAFESMLRYIYYGEVNMPPEDSLYLFAAPYYYGFYNNRLQAYCKQNLEMNVTVQNVLQILEAADKTQALDMKRHCLHIIVHQFTKVSKLPTLRLLSQQLLLDIIDSLASHISDKQCAELGADI; encoded by the exons ATGCTCAACGACCTCCTTCGTTTCGACGTGAAGGACTGCTCCTGGTGCAG AGCCTTCACCACTGGGACCCCTCCTGCTCCCCGCTACCACCACTCGGCCGTCGTTTATGGCAGCAGCATGTTCGTCTTTG GGGGCTACACTGGGGACATTTATTCCAATTCcaacttgaagaataaaaatgaccTCTTTGAGTACAAGTTTGCAACTGGCCAGTGGACGGAGTGGAAAATTGAAGGACG gttGCCAGTCGCTAGGTCAGCCCATGGCGCCACAGTGTACAGTGACAAGCTGTGGATCTTTGCCGGCTATGACGGCAACGCCAG GTTAAACGACATGTGGACCATCGGCCTCCAGGACCGGGAGCTAACGtgctgggaggag GTGGCCCAGAGCGGCGAGATCCCGCCCTCCTGCTGCAACTTCCCGGCGGCCGTGTGCCGGGACAGGATGTTTGTCTTCTCAGGCCAGAGCGGGGCCAAGATAACCAACAATCTCTTCCAGTTCGAGTTCAAGAACAAGAC GTGGACACGCATCCCCACCGAGCACCTGCTCCGGGGTTCTCCGCCACCCCCGCAGCGGCGCTACGGGCACACCATGGTAGCCTTTGACCGCCACCTTTACGTGTTTGGGGGCGCAGCCGACAACACACTCCCCAATGAGCTGCACTGCTACGACGTGGACTTCCAGACCTGGGAGGTCATTCAGCCCAGCTCGGACAGCGAG GTCAGCGGGGCCGAGATGCCCGAGCGAGCGTCCACTTCCGAGGAGGCACCTGCCTTGGGCTCCGAGGAGCGGGGCGGCTGCAAGAAGTCCCGGGATGTGTTCGGCCTGGACTTTGGCAGCACCACCACCAGGCAGCCTACCCTGCCAGCCTCAGAG TTGCCCAGCGGAAGGCTCTTCCACGCGGCCGCTGTGATCTCCGACGCCATGTACATCTTCGGGGGCACCGTGGACAACAACATCCGCAGCGGGGAGATGTACAGGTTCCAG TTCTCCTGTTACCCCAAGTGCACGCTGCATGAGGACTACGGGCGGCTGTGGGAGAGCCGCCAGTTCTGCGACGTGGAGTTCGTGCTGGGCGAG AAGGAGGACTGCGTGCAGGGCCACGTGGCCATCGTCACGGCACGCAGCCGCTGGCTCCGCAGGAAGATCGTGCAGGCGCGGGAGCGGCTGACCCAG aagctggaggaggaggcggcCCCGGCACTCAGGGAGGGCCCCTCTGGGGCCGCGGGTGGGGCCCGGCCGCCCCTGCTGCGCGTGGCTATCCGCGAGGCCGAGGCACGGTCCTTCGAGGTGCTCATGCAGTTCCTCTACACAGACAAGATCAAGTACCCGCGGAAAG GCCACGTGGAGGACGTGCTGCTCATCATGGATGTGTACAAGCTGGCACTGGGCTTCCAGCTGTGCCGCCTAGAGCAGTTGTGTCGTCAGTACATCGAGGCCTCCGTGGACCTGCAGAACGTGCTGGTCGTGTGCGAGAGTGCTGCCCGGCTGCAGCTGGGCCAGCTCAAG GAGCACTGCCTGAACTTCGTGGTGAAGGAGTCCCACTTCAACCAGGTGATCATGATGAAGGAGTTCGAGCgcctctcttctcctctgatCGTGGAGATTGTGCGGCGGAAGCAGCAGCCGCCTCCCCGCGCCCCCTCGGACCAGCCTGTGGACATCG GCACGTCTCTGATCCAGGACATGAAGGCATACCTGGAGGGGGCGGGCGCGGAGTTCTGTGACATCACGCTGCTGCTGGATGGGCACCCGCGGCCAGCCCACAAGGCCATTCTGGCCGCCCGCTCCAG CTACTTCGAGGCCATGTTCCGGTCCTTCATGCCTGAGGACGGCCAGGTGAACATCTCCATCGGGGAGATGGTGCCCAGCAGGCAGGCCTTCGAGTCCATGCTGCGCTACATCTACTACGGCGAGGTCAACATGCCACCCGAGGACTCACT CTACCTGTTCGCGGCGCCCTACTACTACGGCTTTTACAACAACCGGCTGCAGGCGTACTGCAAGCAGAACCTGGAGATGAATGTGACGGTGCAGAACGTGCTGCAG ATTCTGGAGGCAGCAGACAAGACGCAGGCACTGGACATGAAGCGGCACTGCCTCCACATCATCGTGCACCAGTTCACCAAG GTCTCCAAGCTGCCCACGCTGCGCTTGCTGAGCCAGCAGCTACTGCTGGACATCATCGACTCCCTCGCCTCCCACATCTCAGACAAGCAGTGCGCAGAGCTGGGTGCCGACATATGA
- the THAP7 gene encoding THAP domain-containing protein 7 gives MPRHCSAAGCCTRDTRETRNRGISFHRLPKKDNPRRGLWLANCQRLDPSGQGLWDPASEYIYFCSKHFEENCFELVGISGYHRLKEGAVPTIFESFSKLRRTTKTKGHSYPPGPPDVSRLRRCRKRCSEGRGPTTPFCPPPPADITCFPVEEASAPAALPASPTGRLEPGLSSPFSDLLGPLGAQADEAGCSTQPSPEREPERQPSPLEPRPVSPSAYMLRLPPPAGAYIQNEHSYQVGSALLWKRRAEAALDALDKAQRQLQACKRREQRLRLRLTKLQQERAREKRAQADARQTLKEHVQDFAMQLSSSMA, from the exons ATGCCGCGTCACTGCTCCGCCGCCGGCTGCTGCACACGAGATACGCGCGAGACGCGCAACCGCGGCATCTCTTTCCACAG GCTCCCCAAAAAGGACAATCCAAGGCGGGGCTTGTGGTTGGCCAACTGCCAGCGGCTGGACCCCAGCGGCCAGGGCCTGTGGGACCCGGCGTCCGAGTACATCTACTTCTGCTCCAAGCACTTCGAGGAGAACTGCTTTGAACTGGTGGGAATCAG TGGGTATCACAGGCTGAAGGAGGGAGCAGTTCCGACGATATTTGAGTCTTTTTCCAAGTTGCGTCGAACAACCAAGACCAAGGGGCACAGTTACCCCCCTGGCCCCCCTGACGTCAGCCGGCTCCGGCGATGCAGGAAGCG ctGCTCTGAGGGCCGAGGGCCCACAACTCCATTTTGCCCACCTCCACCTGCTGACATCACCTGCTTTCCTGTGGAAGAGGCCTCAGCACCTGCTGCCTTGCCTGCCTCCCCCACCGGGAGGCTGGAGCCTGGCCTCAGCAGCCCCTTCTCAGAcctcctggggcccctgggtGCCCAGGCAGATGAAGCAGGCTGCAGCACCCAGCCTTCACCTGAGCGGGAGCCAGAGCGACAGCCGTCCCCGCTGGAGCCGAGGCCTGTTTCACCCTCGGCCTACATGCTGCGCCTCCCGCCGCCCGCCGGAGCCTACATCCAGAATGAGCACAGCTACCAGGTGGGCAGTGCCCTGCTCTGGAAGCGGCGGGCTGAGGCTGCACTCGATGCCCTGGACAAGGCCCAGCGCCAGCTGCAGGCCTGCAAGCGGCGGGAGCagcggctgcggctgcggctgaCCAAGCTGCAGCAGGAGCGGGCACGGGAAAAGCGGGCACAGGCCGATGCCCGCCAGACTCTGAAGGAGCACGTGCAGGACTTTGCCATGCAGCTGAGTAGCAGCATGGCCTGA